A genomic region of Zalophus californianus isolate mZalCal1 chromosome 11, mZalCal1.pri.v2, whole genome shotgun sequence contains the following coding sequences:
- the MRPL17 gene encoding 39S ribosomal protein L17, mitochondrial: protein MRPPKAVSSASPFEFPVPASQGRREVGNMRLSVTAAISHGRVFRRLGLGPESRIHLLRNLLTGLVRHERIEASWARVDEMRGYAEKLIDYGKLGDTNEQAMRMADFWLTEKDLIPKLFQVLAPRYQGQNGGYTRMLQIPNRSKQDRAKMAVIEYKGNCLPPLPLPRRDSNLTLLNQLLQGLRQDQKASIHSSHTAETPGI from the exons ATGCGTCCTCCCAAAGCCGTCTCCTCGGCGTCTCCCTTCGAGTTTCCAGTTCCGGCCTCACAGGGGCGGAGAGAAGTTGGAAATATGCGGCTGTCCGTCACCGCCGCCATCTCCCATGGCCGTGTATTCCGCCGTCTGGGCCTTGGTCCGGAGTCCCGCATCCACCTGTTGCGGAACTTGCTTACCGGCCTGGTGCGACACGAACGCATCGAAGCGTCATGGGCGCGCGTGGACGAAATGAGGGGCTATGCCGAGAAG CTCATCGACTATGGGAAGCTGGGAGACACCAACGAACAAGCCATGCGCATGGCTGACTTCTGGCTTACG GAGAAAGACTTGATCCCAAAGCTGTTTCAAGTACTGGCCCCTCGGTACCAAGGTCAGAATGGGGGCTACACGAGAATGCTGCAGATCCCAAATCGGAGTAAGCAGGATCGGGCCAAGATGGCAGTGATAGAGTATAAAGGGAactgcctcccacccctgcccctgcctcgcAGAGACAGCAACCTTACACTTCTAAACCAGCTGCTTCAAGGGTTGCGGCAGGACCAGAAAGCAAGCATCCACAGCTCCCACACAGCTGAAACACCAGGGATTTAA